The following are from one region of the Chitinophagales bacterium genome:
- the smpB gene encoding SsrA-binding protein, translated as MSNPVVIKNRRASFDYHLLEKYVAGMQLTGSEIKSIRKGKASLNDAYCIFRKGELWVKNMHIAEYEQGAYANHEPLRLRKLLLKKSELRKLEKKVKEKGITIIPVSVFISERGFAKMEIALAKGKKTYDKRESIKEKESKRALNRLLKRH; from the coding sequence ATGAGTAACCCGGTTGTCATAAAAAACAGAAGAGCCTCCTTTGACTACCACCTGCTGGAAAAATACGTAGCAGGGATGCAGCTTACCGGCAGTGAAATCAAATCCATACGCAAGGGCAAAGCCTCCCTGAATGATGCATACTGCATTTTCCGAAAAGGTGAGCTTTGGGTAAAAAACATGCATATCGCTGAATATGAACAAGGCGCCTATGCCAACCATGAACCCCTTCGCCTGCGCAAACTGCTCCTGAAAAAAAGTGAATTGCGAAAGCTGGAAAAAAAAGTAAAAGAAAAAGGCATCACTATCATTCCCGTTTCCGTGTTTATTTCTGAACGCGGTTTTGCAAAAATGGAAATAGCCCTGGCAAAAGGGAAAAAGACCTACGATAAACGTGAAAGTATTAAAGAAAAAGAATCCAAACGTGCACTGAACCGACTCCTGAAACGCCACTAA